One Mycolicibacterium parafortuitum DNA segment encodes these proteins:
- a CDS encoding S-methyl-5'-thioadenosine phosphorylase, which yields MLGVIGGSGFYSFFGPDASSVAVDTPYGAPSAAITIGTVGGHEVAFLPRHGVAHEFSPHTVPYRANMWALRSLGVRRIFAPCAVGSLDPALGPGAVVVPDQLVDRTSGRADTYFDSGGIHVSFADPYCPTLRAAVTGRPGVVDGGAMVVIQGPRFSTRAESQWFAAQGFRLVNMTGYPESVLARELEMCYAAVALVTDVDAGVEAGQGVRAVDIFAEFQRNLVPFKELVQDALESVGAERECTHCLAHEGVELPFDLP from the coding sequence GTGTTAGGCGTCATCGGGGGCAGCGGGTTCTATTCGTTCTTCGGGCCCGACGCCTCGTCGGTCGCCGTCGACACCCCCTACGGCGCGCCGAGCGCGGCGATCACGATCGGTACCGTCGGCGGCCACGAAGTCGCTTTCCTTCCCAGACACGGTGTCGCACACGAGTTCTCGCCGCACACCGTGCCGTACCGGGCGAACATGTGGGCGTTGCGCTCGCTGGGGGTGCGCCGCATCTTCGCCCCGTGCGCGGTCGGCAGCCTCGACCCTGCCCTCGGCCCCGGGGCAGTCGTCGTGCCCGATCAGCTCGTCGACCGCACGTCGGGCCGCGCCGACACCTATTTCGATTCCGGGGGCATCCACGTCAGCTTCGCCGACCCGTATTGCCCCACGCTGCGCGCCGCGGTGACCGGGCGCCCCGGGGTGGTCGACGGCGGGGCGATGGTGGTCATCCAGGGGCCGCGGTTCTCGACGCGTGCCGAAAGCCAGTGGTTCGCCGCGCAGGGGTTCCGGCTGGTCAACATGACCGGCTACCCGGAGTCGGTCCTCGCCCGCGAGCTTGAGATGTGTTATGCCGCAGTAGCTCTGGTGACTGACGTGGACGCAGGCGTGGAGGCGGGCCAGGGCGTGCGGGCGGTGGACATCTTCGCCGAGTTCCAACGCAACCTGGTGCCGTTCAAGGAGCTGGTCCAGGACGCGCTGGAGAGCGTCGGCGCCGAACGCGAGTGCACGCACTGTCTGGCCCACGAGGGCGTCGAGCTGCCGTTCGACCTGCCCTGA
- a CDS encoding ester cyclase: MTKQQVISRPRGLINHRSTGSSPNSGAHRLYKRWITELWAGRRVAGELVAPDFVGHWPTRDVRGPDGLQAEVDRMHLALKELAFVLEVGPVVDGDMIAARWIATGAGEGGPVRYTGNDLLRVADGKIVEYWSGATRS; the protein is encoded by the coding sequence ATGACTAAGCAGCAGGTCATCTCCCGTCCGCGCGGGTTGATCAACCATCGAAGTACCGGTAGCTCACCGAACTCCGGAGCCCATCGGCTCTATAAACGGTGGATCACCGAGCTGTGGGCGGGCAGGCGCGTCGCCGGTGAACTCGTGGCACCGGACTTCGTCGGGCACTGGCCCACCCGCGACGTGCGCGGGCCCGATGGCCTGCAGGCCGAGGTCGACCGGATGCACCTGGCGTTGAAGGAGCTGGCCTTCGTACTCGAGGTCGGCCCCGTCGTCGACGGGGACATGATCGCGGCCCGCTGGATCGCCACGGGGGCCGGCGAGGGCGGCCCGGTCCGCTACACCGGTAACGATCTGCTGAGGGTCGCCGACGGCAAGATCGTCGAGTACTGGTCGGGCGCGACGCGCTCCTAA
- a CDS encoding DUF58 domain-containing protein has product MGTHLNRARAHFGTDTRGMLDGGRHALLHTRTLEFDELRPYVPGDDVRDIDWKASARSASVLIKRFVSEKHHKVLLVADAGRNMLAVTPERERKCDVALHILGAIGLITLGRADQIGMVYGDARGSLRVRQSRGENHIESMLTGYHGHVGRHGSSDILCQLTYVATHYRHPLVIVVVSDEPEADNRLDEALARLTARHDVMWAMVADHPAAGVSDGGYDVATGRPVLGSAATDPRVVAAYQRAEQRRLARLTEMLARRGIPHATVSGSAGVRRAVGEMTRVWSRAG; this is encoded by the coding sequence GTGGGCACGCACCTGAACCGGGCCAGAGCGCACTTCGGCACCGACACCCGCGGGATGCTCGACGGCGGCCGTCACGCGCTGCTGCACACCCGCACTTTGGAATTCGACGAGCTGCGGCCCTACGTCCCCGGCGACGACGTCCGCGACATCGACTGGAAGGCCTCGGCACGCTCGGCAAGCGTGCTGATCAAACGCTTCGTCTCCGAGAAACACCACAAGGTGCTGCTGGTCGCCGACGCCGGCCGCAACATGCTGGCTGTGACACCCGAACGTGAACGCAAATGCGATGTGGCACTGCATATCTTGGGCGCCATCGGCCTGATCACGCTGGGACGCGCCGATCAGATCGGCATGGTGTACGGGGATGCGCGGGGCAGCCTGCGGGTCCGGCAGAGCCGTGGCGAGAACCACATCGAGAGCATGCTGACCGGCTATCACGGCCACGTCGGCCGGCACGGCAGCAGCGACATCCTGTGCCAGTTGACCTATGTCGCAACGCATTACCGGCATCCCCTGGTGATCGTGGTGGTGTCCGACGAACCCGAGGCCGACAACCGCCTCGACGAGGCGCTGGCGCGGTTGACAGCCCGCCACGACGTGATGTGGGCGATGGTCGCCGACCATCCGGCCGCCGGGGTCTCCGACGGCGGGTACGACGTCGCCACCGGGCGACCGGTGCTCGGCTCCGCGGCTACCGACCCCCGCGTGGTGGCGGCCTATCAGCGTGCCGAACAGCGGCGCCTCGCGCGACTGACCGAGATGCTCGCGCGCCGCGGTATCCCCCATGCGACGGTCTCCGGTTCCGCCGGGGTCCGCCGGGCCGTCGGCGAGATGACCAGGGTGTGGTCTCGTGCCGGATGA
- a CDS encoding 1,4-dihydroxy-2-naphthoate polyprenyltransferase: MASFAQWVEGARPRTLPNAVAPVIAGTGAAAWLDAVSWPKAVLALLVAVALIIGVNFANDYSDGIRGTDDVRSGPLRLVGSKLASPKSVLTAAIVSLTVGAVAGLVLAWRSAPWLIAVGAVCIAGAWLYTGGKKPYGYLGLGEVAVFVFFGLVAVLGTQYTQALRVDWVGVTLAVAIGALSSAVLVANNLRDIPTDAESGKITLAVRLGDPKTRVLFQALVALPFLLTLALVTATPWCAVGLVVLPLAVRAAKPVRAGAGGKDLIPVLRDTGLTMLVWAVAVSAPLFVG, translated from the coding sequence GTGGCCAGTTTCGCCCAGTGGGTCGAGGGTGCGCGTCCGCGGACGCTGCCCAACGCCGTCGCACCCGTCATCGCCGGAACCGGTGCCGCCGCCTGGCTGGACGCGGTGTCGTGGCCGAAGGCGGTGCTCGCGCTCCTGGTCGCCGTCGCGCTGATCATCGGCGTGAATTTCGCCAACGACTACTCCGACGGCATCCGCGGCACCGACGATGTGCGCTCAGGGCCGCTGCGGCTGGTCGGGTCCAAGTTGGCGTCGCCGAAATCGGTGCTGACCGCGGCGATCGTGAGCCTGACCGTCGGCGCCGTGGCGGGCCTGGTGCTGGCCTGGCGGTCGGCGCCGTGGCTGATCGCGGTCGGGGCGGTGTGCATCGCCGGGGCGTGGCTCTACACCGGCGGCAAGAAACCCTACGGGTATCTGGGACTCGGCGAGGTCGCGGTGTTCGTGTTCTTCGGCCTGGTCGCGGTGCTCGGCACGCAGTACACCCAGGCGCTGCGGGTGGACTGGGTCGGGGTGACGCTGGCCGTCGCGATCGGAGCCCTGTCGTCGGCGGTGCTGGTCGCCAACAACCTGCGCGACATCCCGACCGACGCCGAGTCGGGCAAGATCACCCTCGCGGTGCGTCTCGGCGACCCGAAGACACGGGTGCTGTTCCAGGCGCTCGTGGCGCTGCCGTTCCTGCTCACGCTGGCGCTGGTCACCGCGACGCCGTGGTGCGCGGTGGGTCTCGTCGTGCTGCCGCTCGCGGTGCGGGCCGCGAAACCGGTGCGTGCCGGGGCCGGGGGCAAGGACCTGATCCCGGTTCTGCGGGACACCGGCCTGACGATGCTGGTGTGGGCGGTCGCGGTGAGCGCGCCGCTGTTCGTCGGCTGA
- a CDS encoding NAD(P)H-dependent flavin oxidoreductase, with product MTSTALCEQFGIDFPLFAFSHCRDVVAAVTNAGGFGVLGATAYSPEQLDQELAWIDEAVAGKPYGVDLIVPAKFEGKGEKLSSTDLASRIPQEYKTLVDDLLRAHDIEPEPERRLGKPMLSGNTGRELLDVALTHPVKLIANALGVPPDYMIEAGKERGIPVAALVGAKEHAVKQAAAGVDLIVAQGTEAGGHCGEVSTLVVVPEVLDALADIGSTTPVLAAGGIVTGRQMAGMVAIGAAGAWTGSVWLTTEEAETAPHTVAKMLAASSRDTVRSAGRTGKPSRQLRSEWTDAWLPAKDGRQPLPLPLQSMLCEPVIRRIDVLASQGHEGAQALATYFVGQGVGLMNKVKPAREVVREFIEDYLAAAERLSNSLPG from the coding sequence ATGACGTCCACAGCGCTGTGTGAACAGTTCGGCATCGACTTCCCGCTCTTCGCGTTCAGCCACTGCCGCGACGTGGTGGCCGCGGTGACCAACGCCGGCGGGTTCGGCGTACTCGGGGCCACCGCCTACTCACCCGAGCAGCTCGACCAGGAGCTGGCCTGGATCGACGAGGCCGTCGCGGGCAAGCCCTACGGCGTCGACCTGATCGTGCCCGCCAAGTTCGAGGGCAAGGGCGAGAAGCTGTCCAGCACCGACCTGGCCTCGCGTATCCCGCAGGAATACAAGACCCTTGTCGACGACCTGCTGCGCGCCCATGACATCGAGCCGGAGCCCGAGCGGCGTCTCGGCAAGCCGATGCTGTCCGGCAACACCGGCCGCGAGCTGCTCGACGTGGCGCTGACGCACCCGGTGAAGCTGATTGCCAACGCCCTCGGTGTGCCGCCGGACTACATGATCGAGGCGGGCAAGGAACGCGGCATCCCGGTGGCCGCGCTGGTCGGCGCCAAGGAGCACGCGGTCAAGCAGGCCGCCGCCGGCGTGGATCTGATCGTTGCTCAGGGCACCGAGGCCGGCGGGCACTGCGGTGAGGTCAGCACGCTGGTCGTGGTACCCGAGGTGCTCGACGCTCTCGCCGACATCGGCAGCACCACCCCGGTGCTGGCCGCGGGCGGCATCGTGACCGGGCGCCAGATGGCGGGCATGGTCGCGATCGGCGCGGCGGGCGCGTGGACGGGTTCGGTGTGGCTGACCACCGAGGAGGCCGAGACCGCACCGCACACCGTCGCGAAGATGCTGGCCGCGTCGTCGCGCGACACCGTGCGCTCGGCCGGGCGTACCGGCAAGCCGTCGCGGCAGCTGCGCTCGGAGTGGACCGACGCGTGGCTGCCCGCCAAGGATGGCAGGCAGCCGCTTCCGCTTCCGCTGCAGTCGATGCTGTGCGAGCCGGTGATCCGCCGCATCGACGTGCTGGCCTCGCAGGGCCACGAAGGTGCGCAGGCGCTCGCGACGTACTTCGTCGGACAGGGCGTCGGGCTGATGAACAAGGTCAAGCCGGCCCGCGAGGTGGTGCGCGAGTTCATCGAGGACTACCTGGCCGCCGCCGAACGCCTCAGCAACTCGCTTCCCGGCTGA
- a CDS encoding response regulator transcription factor: MTRVLIADDDDVVRDVVRRYLERDGLEVSTAHDGNEALRLLSSQRIDVAVLDVMMPGPDGLSLCRRLRQNGSYAMPVILLTALGEEDDRIAGLEAGADDYLTKPFSPRELALRVQSVLRRAPVRAGAQAMDITAGDLTVATASRTVTVAGKPVSLTNREFDLLLFFLTHPGAVFTREDLLKQVWHWDFGDLSTVTVHVKRLRAKLGDRHRVQTVWGRGYMWAAEEPPTGRPDADD; the protein is encoded by the coding sequence GTGACCCGAGTGCTGATCGCCGACGACGACGATGTCGTCCGCGATGTCGTCCGCCGCTACCTCGAGCGGGACGGCCTCGAGGTGTCCACCGCCCACGACGGAAACGAGGCGCTGCGGCTGCTCAGCTCGCAACGCATCGACGTCGCGGTGCTCGACGTGATGATGCCCGGCCCGGACGGGCTGTCGTTGTGCCGGCGGCTGCGCCAGAACGGCAGCTACGCGATGCCGGTGATCCTGCTGACCGCGCTCGGCGAGGAGGACGACCGCATCGCGGGCCTGGAGGCCGGCGCCGACGACTACCTGACCAAACCGTTCAGCCCGCGCGAGCTGGCGCTGCGGGTCCAATCGGTGCTGCGGCGCGCACCCGTGCGTGCCGGCGCGCAGGCGATGGACATCACCGCCGGCGACCTGACCGTCGCGACCGCGTCGCGCACCGTGACCGTCGCCGGAAAACCTGTGAGCCTGACCAACCGTGAATTCGACCTGTTGCTGTTCTTCCTGACCCATCCCGGCGCCGTCTTCACCCGGGAGGATCTGCTCAAACAGGTGTGGCACTGGGACTTCGGCGACCTGTCCACGGTGACGGTGCACGTCAAGCGCCTGCGCGCGAAGCTCGGCGACAGGCACCGGGTGCAGACCGTATGGGGCCGCGGCTACATGTGGGCGGCCGAGGAGCCGCCCACAGGGCGGCCGGATGCAGACGACTGA
- the menE gene encoding o-succinylbenzoate--CoA ligase, which translates to MPAVEDVLGGRAAVLPVPADDARRSAALATALRVGEEIDDAVGAVLSTSGTTGTPKGALLTVSALVASADATHQRLGGPGRWLLALPAYHVAGFQVLVRSALAGTRPVAVAASFDPAELATAVEQMGSGRRYASLVAVQLDKALRDPAATAALAALDAVLIGGGPMPAGVGEKASAAGISVIRTYGMSETAGGCVYDGVPLRGVEVRIDDDGPTGGRIRLGGPTVAAGYRNPVTPDPFAEPGWFRTDDIGALVDGTLRVLGRADDAISTGGLTVLPGMVEAALATHPAVAECAAFGVADERLGQRVVVAVVPVPGESVTLAQLRSHVGETLPSTAAPRQLHVLDELPRRGIGKIDRRALVRRFGAAN; encoded by the coding sequence CTGCCCGCCGTCGAGGACGTACTCGGCGGCCGCGCCGCGGTGCTGCCGGTGCCCGCCGACGACGCCCGGCGCAGTGCCGCGCTGGCGACGGCGTTGCGTGTCGGCGAGGAGATCGACGACGCGGTCGGCGCGGTGCTGTCGACGTCGGGCACCACAGGCACGCCGAAAGGCGCGCTGCTGACCGTCTCGGCGCTGGTGGCCAGTGCGGACGCGACCCACCAGCGCCTCGGCGGGCCGGGACGCTGGCTGCTCGCGCTGCCCGCCTATCACGTCGCGGGTTTTCAGGTGCTGGTGCGCAGCGCGCTGGCGGGCACCCGGCCGGTGGCCGTCGCGGCCTCGTTCGATCCGGCCGAGCTCGCGACCGCGGTCGAGCAGATGGGATCCGGGCGCCGGTACGCGTCGCTGGTCGCGGTGCAACTGGACAAGGCGCTGCGCGACCCGGCGGCCACCGCCGCGCTCGCGGCGCTGGACGCGGTGCTCATCGGTGGCGGCCCGATGCCCGCCGGCGTCGGCGAAAAGGCCTCGGCGGCAGGAATTTCGGTGATCCGGACGTACGGGATGAGCGAGACGGCGGGCGGTTGCGTGTACGACGGCGTGCCACTGCGCGGCGTCGAGGTCAGGATCGACGACGACGGACCGACCGGCGGCCGGATCCGGCTGGGTGGGCCCACCGTCGCGGCCGGGTACCGCAACCCCGTCACGCCGGACCCGTTCGCCGAGCCGGGCTGGTTCCGCACCGACGACATCGGGGCGCTGGTCGACGGCACGCTGCGGGTGTTGGGCCGCGCCGACGACGCGATCAGTACCGGCGGCTTGACCGTGCTGCCCGGGATGGTCGAGGCCGCGCTGGCGACCCATCCCGCCGTCGCCGAGTGCGCGGCGTTCGGGGTCGCCGACGAACGGCTGGGCCAGCGGGTGGTCGTCGCCGTCGTCCCGGTCCCCGGTGAGTCGGTGACGTTGGCGCAGTTGCGTTCTCACGTCGGCGAGACCCTGCCGTCGACGGCGGCGCCGCGGCAACTGCATGTCCTCGACGAGCTGCCCCGCCGCGGCATCGGCAAGATCGACCGCCGCGCGCTGGTGCGCCGGTTCGGCGCTGCGAACTGA
- a CDS encoding AAA family ATPase, translated as MTAAPMPRESDDTREAQRVVAALSDAFSAKVVGQEHLRETLLIGLLTGGHILLESVPGLAKTTAARVIAESIDGEFRRIQCTPDLLPSDIIGTQVYDAATASFVTQLGPVHANVVLLDEINRSSAKTQSAMLEAMEERQTTIAGTVYPIPEPFLVIATQNPVDQEGTYALSEAQTDRFQLKEIVRYPSPEQEVEVMARRDAGLYDKERTTRPVASLDDIRRLQQITREVYISRDLMLYASRLVAVTRDPGNHLPGQLARMIEYGASPRATIALCTAARALAVLSGRNHVLPSDIADLAHRVLQHRLILGFEAASAGVTPTRVIDAVLQAVRVP; from the coding sequence ATGACCGCAGCCCCGATGCCCCGCGAGTCCGACGACACCCGTGAAGCGCAGCGGGTGGTCGCGGCGTTGTCCGACGCGTTCTCGGCGAAGGTGGTGGGTCAGGAACACCTGCGCGAGACACTGCTGATCGGTTTGCTGACCGGCGGACACATCCTGCTGGAAAGCGTGCCAGGGCTGGCCAAGACCACCGCGGCACGCGTGATCGCCGAATCGATCGACGGGGAGTTCCGCCGCATCCAGTGCACGCCCGACCTGCTGCCCAGCGACATCATCGGCACGCAGGTCTACGACGCCGCAACCGCGTCGTTCGTGACCCAGCTCGGCCCGGTGCACGCCAACGTCGTGCTGCTCGACGAGATCAACCGTTCCAGCGCCAAGACCCAGAGCGCGATGCTCGAGGCGATGGAGGAACGCCAGACCACGATCGCCGGCACCGTGTACCCGATCCCCGAACCGTTCCTGGTGATCGCCACCCAGAATCCCGTCGACCAGGAGGGCACCTACGCGCTGTCGGAGGCCCAGACCGACCGCTTCCAGCTCAAGGAGATCGTCCGCTACCCGTCGCCCGAACAGGAGGTCGAGGTGATGGCCCGCCGCGACGCCGGCCTCTACGACAAGGAGCGGACCACCCGGCCCGTCGCGAGCCTCGACGACATCCGCCGTCTGCAGCAGATCACCCGCGAGGTGTACATCAGCCGCGACCTGATGCTCTACGCCAGCCGCCTGGTCGCCGTGACCCGCGACCCGGGCAATCATCTGCCGGGCCAGCTGGCCCGGATGATCGAGTACGGCGCCAGCCCGCGCGCCACCATCGCGCTGTGCACCGCCGCGCGTGCGCTGGCGGTGCTGTCCGGCCGCAACCACGTCCTGCCCAGCGACATCGCCGACCTCGCGCACCGGGTCCTGCAGCACCGGCTGATCCTCGGTTTCGAGGCCGCCAGTGCCGGCGTCACCCCCACCCGGGTGATCGACGCCGTGCTGCAGGCCGTGCGGGTTCCCTGA
- a CDS encoding vWA domain-containing protein: MTFEPVLPAVVLAVAAAAVLILRAAALPGAAKAGRPSLIRWTVTTGALTLILLAAARPVSGPAATESGQRPQDGANVYFVVDRSADSAIDDYGGAQRMSVMRDDIARLVDEHPGARFAVIGFASRPSVDWPLSADAWSLLPLVESLNPYPGGDAAEVNAGAAANTLRYQLISAGQQYPHAPNLVYYLGSGAAGSTLPQGVFDTPPVDGGAVLGYGRGPGEDRLREIAGQLGVPYVSRGAGADLPAAASGEDTFAQVTAPAARRLEYYWALTMVAALLLLAEIFLTTRDLRRARATRREVLT, encoded by the coding sequence ATGACGTTCGAGCCGGTACTGCCCGCCGTCGTGCTCGCCGTCGCCGCGGCGGCGGTGCTCATCCTGCGCGCTGCGGCGTTGCCGGGTGCGGCCAAGGCGGGGCGTCCATCGCTGATCCGCTGGACGGTCACCACCGGCGCGCTGACGCTGATCCTGCTCGCCGCGGCGCGCCCCGTGTCCGGGCCGGCGGCCACCGAATCCGGCCAGCGGCCCCAGGACGGCGCCAACGTCTATTTCGTCGTCGACCGGTCCGCCGACTCCGCAATCGATGATTACGGAGGCGCGCAACGGATGTCGGTGATGCGCGACGACATCGCCCGGTTGGTCGACGAGCACCCCGGCGCGCGGTTCGCCGTCATCGGGTTCGCGTCGCGGCCCTCAGTCGACTGGCCGCTGTCGGCGGACGCCTGGAGCCTGCTTCCCCTCGTGGAATCCCTCAACCCGTACCCGGGCGGCGACGCCGCCGAGGTCAATGCCGGGGCGGCCGCCAACACACTGCGCTACCAGCTCATCTCGGCGGGCCAGCAGTATCCGCACGCCCCGAACCTGGTGTACTACCTGGGATCCGGTGCAGCCGGGTCGACGCTGCCGCAAGGCGTGTTCGACACCCCGCCGGTAGACGGCGGCGCGGTGCTCGGTTACGGCCGCGGCCCCGGCGAGGACAGGCTGCGCGAGATCGCCGGCCAGCTCGGCGTGCCCTACGTCTCCCGTGGCGCCGGTGCGGATCTGCCCGCCGCGGCATCCGGGGAAGACACTTTCGCGCAGGTGACCGCGCCGGCGGCCCGGCGCCTCGAGTACTACTGGGCGCTGACGATGGTGGCCGCACTGCTGCTGCTGGCCGAGATCTTCCTGACCACACGGGATCTGCGCCGCGCCCGGGCCACCCGGCGGGAGGTGCTCACATGA
- a CDS encoding helix-turn-helix domain-containing protein: MAGLDSLDALSSTDPALGLRSVRALQRLHERMEALHVARAREQGWTWQAIADELGVSRQAVHKKYNRRS, encoded by the coding sequence ATGGCCGGCCTCGACTCCCTCGACGCGCTGAGCAGCACGGATCCCGCGCTGGGACTGCGCTCGGTGCGGGCCCTGCAGCGGCTCCACGAGCGGATGGAAGCGCTGCACGTCGCCAGGGCGCGCGAACAGGGCTGGACGTGGCAGGCGATCGCCGACGAGCTCGGCGTCAGCAGGCAGGCCGTGCACAAGAAGTACAACCGCAGGAGTTGA
- a CDS encoding sensor histidine kinase — MQTTDFWEIAGWALTCSVPVVLLGAAVVRLARTWSLAASMVALVLIPVLATLAGVVGASGFMITQTFERTAVVLLVVSIVTIPAAVMLGRYQARRTVWEAEIRDSEHAAEQSRRRLVAFVSHDLRTPLAGIRALSEAIADGVVPDDEVQVYAKHIENESIRLSEMVDDLFEMSKINAGALTPMFDKVALDEVVDDVLATHRITAERAGVRLTANLPEQPVRVIGSDRALVRVLSNLVANAIAHTPSGGSVTLGLGADENSAWARVDDTGVGIDEADLPRVFDVAYRGSNSRVPRKDSSLPSGSGLGLAIAAGLVHAHRGTVSAHNLPTGARFEVRLPLAD, encoded by the coding sequence ATGCAGACGACTGACTTCTGGGAGATCGCCGGATGGGCGCTGACCTGCTCGGTGCCGGTGGTGCTGCTCGGCGCCGCGGTGGTCCGGCTGGCGCGGACATGGTCACTGGCGGCGAGCATGGTCGCGCTGGTGCTGATCCCGGTGCTGGCCACCCTCGCCGGTGTGGTCGGCGCGAGCGGGTTCATGATCACGCAGACGTTCGAGCGGACCGCGGTGGTGCTGCTGGTGGTGTCCATCGTGACGATCCCGGCGGCGGTGATGCTCGGCCGCTATCAGGCGCGACGCACGGTGTGGGAAGCCGAGATCCGCGACTCCGAACACGCCGCCGAACAGTCGCGTCGCCGTCTGGTCGCGTTCGTCAGCCACGACCTGCGCACCCCGCTCGCCGGGATCCGCGCGCTGTCGGAGGCCATCGCCGACGGCGTCGTGCCCGACGACGAGGTCCAGGTATACGCCAAACACATTGAGAACGAATCGATCCGGCTCTCCGAGATGGTCGACGACCTGTTCGAGATGTCGAAGATCAACGCCGGTGCGCTGACTCCGATGTTCGACAAGGTCGCGCTCGACGAGGTCGTCGACGACGTACTCGCCACGCACCGCATCACCGCCGAACGCGCCGGGGTGCGGCTGACGGCGAACCTGCCGGAGCAACCCGTGCGGGTGATCGGCAGCGACCGCGCGCTGGTTCGGGTGCTGTCGAATCTGGTGGCGAATGCGATCGCGCACACCCCGTCCGGCGGCAGCGTCACGCTCGGCCTCGGCGCCGACGAGAACAGCGCGTGGGCCCGCGTCGACGACACCGGTGTCGGTATCGACGAGGCCGACCTGCCGCGGGTGTTCGACGTCGCCTACCGCGGATCGAACTCCCGTGTGCCGCGCAAGGATTCGTCGTTGCCGAGCGGATCCGGGCTGGGCCTGGCGATCGCGGCCGGGCTGGTGCACGCGCACCGCGGCACGGTGTCGGCGCACAACCTGCCGACCGGCGCGCGCTTCGAAGTGCGGCTCCCGCTGGCCGACTGA
- a CDS encoding pyridoxamine 5'-phosphate oxidase family protein, protein MSRQVSTVDELRAIVGHPHEAVANKVGDRLLPIMRDWLAHCPLAFVATTDAAGRVDVSPKGDPPGFVHVIDDTTIAIPERPGNKRVDGYLNVLERPGVGTLFVIPGRGDTLRVNGTGRIMADADYFDSMVVQGRRPILALEIAVEEVFFHCAKAFLRCDAWDPQSWDPGALPSAAQLAKAMFADADLDEMRRRLDEDNMRKVLY, encoded by the coding sequence ATGAGCCGTCAAGTGAGCACCGTCGACGAACTGCGTGCGATCGTCGGGCATCCGCACGAGGCCGTCGCGAACAAGGTCGGCGACCGACTGCTGCCGATCATGCGGGACTGGCTGGCGCACTGCCCGCTGGCGTTCGTCGCGACCACCGACGCCGCGGGCCGCGTCGACGTCTCCCCGAAGGGCGACCCGCCGGGGTTCGTGCACGTCATCGACGACACGACGATCGCGATCCCGGAACGGCCGGGCAACAAACGCGTCGACGGCTACCTCAACGTGCTGGAGCGCCCTGGCGTCGGGACCCTGTTCGTGATCCCCGGCCGCGGCGACACCCTGCGGGTCAACGGCACCGGCCGCATCATGGCCGACGCCGACTACTTCGACTCGATGGTGGTCCAGGGCCGCCGCCCGATCCTGGCGCTGGAGATCGCCGTCGAGGAGGTCTTCTTCCACTGCGCCAAGGCGTTCCTGCGCTGCGATGCGTGGGATCCGCAGAGCTGGGACCCGGGCGCGCTGCCGAGCGCGGCGCAGCTGGCCAAGGCCATGTTCGCCGACGCCGACCTCGACGAGATGCGCCGCCGGCTCGACGAGGACAACATGCGCAAAGTGCTGTACTGA
- a CDS encoding Clp protease N-terminal domain-containing protein yields MFERFSRNARAAVVLAQQTAWELGDERIGPEHLLVAVVQSAGRDLSATLADFGVTLEEIRHRIADGRGDPFDEDADALRPLGIDLSAVRRNVDRDFGPGAFDEALRPGGGGRRRRRIPFSTASKKTLELALREAVRHKQNWLGCEHILLGLLRGGDTEATALLAEYVDPAELRRRVDALLDAAA; encoded by the coding sequence ATGTTCGAACGCTTCAGCAGAAACGCCCGCGCGGCCGTCGTCCTCGCGCAGCAGACCGCGTGGGAACTCGGTGATGAGCGGATCGGTCCCGAGCACCTGCTGGTCGCGGTGGTGCAGAGCGCGGGGCGAGATCTGTCGGCGACGCTGGCGGACTTCGGGGTCACCCTCGAAGAAATCCGGCACCGGATCGCCGACGGTCGGGGCGATCCGTTCGACGAGGACGCCGACGCGTTGCGTCCGCTCGGCATCGATCTGTCCGCGGTGCGGCGCAACGTCGACCGCGACTTCGGCCCCGGGGCCTTCGACGAGGCGCTGCGGCCGGGCGGCGGCGGGAGGCGGCGCCGGCGCATTCCGTTCTCGACGGCCTCGAAGAAGACCCTCGAGCTGGCGCTGCGGGAAGCGGTGCGGCACAAGCAGAACTGGCTCGGCTGCGAGCACATCCTGCTGGGCCTGCTGCGTGGCGGCGACACCGAGGCGACGGCCCTGCTGGCCGAGTACGTCGACCCCGCCGAACTGCGCCGGCGCGTCGACGCGTTGCTCGACGCCGCGGCGTGA